AGGCATTTTGGCATCCATGAAGTTGAAGGAAAAGAGACCTGGACAAGAGCCACATCGTATGCAAGTTGTGTGTAACTAAACCAAAAGTGAATCATTGCAAATGTGTTGTGTAAAAAGTAGCAAGTCGtcacacagtgagaaaaaacGAATCACGTACTGTatgaaaatcaaaaacatgCCATCAAAGACCTGCAATTAATGTGTGCCTTTTTAGTCCTGTTCCGTTTCATTGAACATAATTAGGTTTTTGCAATATTGATGTTCTTCTCTTGGAACAATAACAAAAGCTCTTTCTTACATATCAACAAAGAGAGACCCTCTTCGAAATCCCCCTATTGTTTGCCTATTGTGTGTAATGGCAGGGCAGTTGCTGAGGCCTTGTATCAACCTGTACTGACAGGTGTAactaaaacacacaagcaaGTGTCAGAAACTATGCCTTCAAAGTCCTCCTGTCAAACCAAACTGCCTTTCTCTCCATAATTCATAACCCATCGCTTTACACCTGAGATCGATCCCGCACAGTCGTGTTTCAACAGGAAACAGATTCCATTAAATAATGACACAATTTTCATGGGACCTTAAACCACGAAAGAACTAATAGTTATTATGGCTAACACTGAGACATACCAGAGTGCGGCTGATGATCCAAATTTTAATCATGTAGCCATGTGAGTAAAGGTGTCCATGATCCTGGACACATATCTCACCTGTGCTTCTGGAGCACCTGCTCTGTTAGAATTGTCAGATCCCAGTAGGCGACTTACTGTTGTGTCTTCTATCCCTGTAAGTGCCTCtttgttgtttaaaataagGGTATAGGCTAAAAGGCAGAGCTCCAGTCGAGACCAAGTCAAGTCCAGTCTGCGAAAATCAGATTAAACTGTTAAACCAGGTAGTGCTAATGAAATAATAGGAATTCTGTTACACATTGTCTACTTCTCTGAGGATCGCACATCTCCAAAGGATGCATGATAACCTTGAACCTTACCGCAGCACTGTCAGCACAGGGTTAGTCACAGCTGTGCCTCCCTGTCTCCTTCTAGTTTGCATTGCAAACTAACGATTTGCTTAAAGGTTTGCTTTTTAAACTTTCACAAGGTTTATGCGGTTACAGTCCTCTAACCAccggaaacaaaaacaaaagcagccaaaATACTGAGGAGAAACATATTTTCAGTGGAGGCAGTTTGAGTTTAAAAAGTAAAGAGTGAAAGCTGACATTTCTGTAAACCCTGGGCCTGTCTGTGCTACAGCTCAACATGCATGGGCTTGCACCTGCAGGGTTTGTCAGGGTAGGGGAAAAGAAGCCTGGGCAGCTGAGGATCAGTGTTGTTGcgcacattttcacacaacaaCTTCAAGTTACGAAACAtacttcagctgttttttggcaacagaaaacacatgttGTAAGTATGAGCTCCAAATTGACTTTAAGCTTTGAGACTTTGGACAAACTAGTTGTCTGGCACTGAAGATTTTGATACTGTTGAACATTTTCAATGTTTTACTTCCCCTTCGGTCTGCCTTGTTCTTCGGTAATGACTGACTTTCTCTGATCTTGCCCAGCCAAAAAACTGTTGCTAAAATAAAACTGGGATGTGTTTTGCGGATGGTTCTCTCTtgtctgcgagtgtgtgtgcaagtgtttcTGATGGGGCTCCTGTGATCTCTGCAGTCTTTATTGGaagtttctccctctgtgtttttgcttctcTGTGCTTCTCAGTATGCCTCCAGCTGTCTttcacttccttcctttcctccctaagaaaacatgaaaaaggtaCAAAGACGAGTGACAAATCTTtgagctgaatgtgctctgcatGATGCAAtccaaaaaaaatgaacagctgtATTAGGATATAGCCTTTCCTCTGATGCCTTGTCCCTTACTTCTGAGGGACTTTCTGATAATGCATCACTTGAAAGTACATTTCAAAGTTGCACTGTTAAAGCTGTTAgaagttctgtgtgtgtgtgtgtgtgtgtgtgtgtgtgtgggtgtgttcattttcaaacaatgtTGTTGGATGAACTGCTTCAAGCAAttagtttttggtttttttttatcaacagaGACATCAAACTTTCTTATGAATTCAGTGACAGTGCTTGGACTGCCAGTTCTCTGGCAGTGAAAAAATTCCAGTCTGTTGCTGAGCAGGAAAAGAGCAGCTCAGCGTATATACACAGatggttttattgtgttttgcaCAATAAAACAGGAGTTGTACCAATATGCCCTGATTATGCCAATATGTGCTTTCCAAGTCATCTGTAGCCCTGCCTATTCCCTCTTTACAGCCACTCCATACTGGTTTAGGCCTCTCATGAAAGTTAATACTAccattagcaaacattagcattgtTCTCTTTCTGTTAATAGTCACATTGGCCACATTTAGCAACTATGCATATGAAGTTAACCGTATGGACCATatgattttgtaaatatatcATTTCATGtcaagtgcgcacacacacaaacacacacacacacacacacacacacacacacacaaacacacacacacagggcagaggcTGGTTAGTGTATGTCTTATGGCTTAGCTTTATGCTTTAAGGACATTTCAAGTCACCTGCAGCAttgacaaagtgaaaatgatTCTGTACGCGAAAACATCTGATGGAAAAATAACTGGAAATCTGTTGATGAAGTTATGGCTCCCCAGATGTGTGTagccatacatacacacacaaacatcaacccAAGTCTCTTCTTCGGCCTGTCAGCTGgacagctgtcactgcagaAAGAGCTGTGTGACACTCAGTCAGTGGTGTTCATTTGACGAGGCAGGCAGCGGGACTGTGCTGCTTGGAGCAGTCTCATTCCAGGTACTGGTGCTGATGACTAGCTGGCAAGGTCAGCCCGGTGCTGCTGGCCCAGTGACAtaccagagaaaaaaaatgccattgCCCAAATATCAGGAAGTGTTTTGGTACCATTACCAGAAAGCCTCCAGACATCCACCACAATACCTGGCAGTGTGCTGCATCATCTCTTTGTTCGCTGACTTCTTTGAGCTAACAAGGACCATgttgaggaagagagagtgtgaCAGAAAGATAAAACAATGGCTTAACCTTTGGCTAAGTCTCATTGCTCTTATGAAGCGTTTAGTTTAAACCTGTTTTCACTCGATTTTATATCCCCATGCCTACAAATATATTATATTTCCTGAATAAAGTAGACAGTAAACAAGGTCCTCCTGTAACCAGCACAAGGTCAGAGATTGTCTGGTGAAACAAAGTGGAGGCTAAAtggggagaaaacacaaatcagCTGCTGAGTGAGCAACTGTATGATTGCGGAGCAGGCAGGGTGTTACCTGAGATAAACAAAGGTTCAAAAGTATTCCTAAATATTAGCCACCACAAGCATTAGGTAGCATTACTTCCTTGTTGACAAGTGGTGCTCAGCTGCACTCACAGCCAGCCCTCACTGCTGGGTTTGGCTTGGCAGTGGAGAGaactgctgcagtttttcatgttcatgtgaAGACAACACCACAGTGACAACTTTACGCCCTCTGATCTATTTTGTTGGGGGTGTATAGCGGTGACTTTATATGTGTGCAGTATGTCATTATCTAAGTTAAGACAAAAATGTGCATTCCTTACAAATTCCTACCACGTGATTAGCATAAATTTCATCCCTATAGTGTGTTTAAAAATAGGCTTCATCAAAATTTTGGGAAGTTGCCACAACTTTGAGATAAAAATGATGTATTTCTCTTCATACACAGGCttgtctccctgtctgctgACAATGCACATTTATACTTTATAATGTCGTATACATATTCTGTACAGTCGTTGTTATCCACACATCAGATAATGTAAATAGTTCTTGCACATCCACTCCAGCCTGGGAGTCAGTCAGTGCAAATGCTAGTTCCTTATTTATTTGCTCCACTTTCCAGCATGTTCACTTGCTGTAATGCCTTGTATTACATTCACTGCTCTGGCTTATTCTTATctgattttctgctgctgcaacgACCCAGTTTCCCCAAAGGAATCATTAAATTTTCATCTAATTTAGGATCCGAATAACAAGTCAGCTAATGACAAGAGGATGCTGCTAGTTTGGCTGTTAGCTGCCATGCTGACATAAATCGAACTCATTGCAGACAAGTTACAATTAAACTAACAGAAACAGGATTTTCAGTGTTGGTTTGTGCAGCCCCACACTGGATTCAGTGATTCAGACAGAATATTACAATAATATGACCTTATTAAACCATCAAGGTAGACCATTGTGTGGCCATTTagacaaaaataaagttttaattaaaatccTTTCGAGCAATTGTGGGAAGTACTTCAGTTTCCTCATGTATTAACTGTGAGGTGTTTAACTTGGTATTTCGATTTTTTGCTACATTCTTCTTCTGCCTCACTGACCTTCAACGGAAATCATTGCATTTTTAAACTACTAACTTTTATTTTATAGCTAAAACTTCCGGCATACTTTACagttttacatacaaaacatatcaCCATCCAAAATATGACATTTGGTTACAAATCAAGCGACCCAGCAATTTATAAAGTACATCCAAGTACATGTGTCCATGACATTATATCCAAATAATATATTACATGCAATAATTGATCCCCACAAAAAGGGGAAATTAAACTTTGGAGGCAGGACTTTCACTTGgttttttacattgtggtatcaATTTTGCTGAAAGCTCCATTAGTTTGCTGCACAGTGAGCAACACTAGCATTTGTTTGGAGTTGCCCATTCATCCTATTCAGTCTTCTTTaggctctgttttggtctccaccaactctccAGATAAATAGGCTCCACATGTTCTTCAGATAGTCACTAAATTTGTCTGTGTGCCATTTAGCTGTGGGCAGGTAGCGTACACTGGGCTGTTAGAGCATTTTCACTAAAGACAGCCGCCTGCTGGAGACAAGGTAGATGAGGCTGGTTAGACTGAAGCATTAAGTCatgggctgtaaaaccaaaacaacaaactgagaGATGCTAAAACACTGTAAAGCTGAGGGGAATTAAGGAGCTGGGTGATTATTTTTGGGTGATCACTATGAGTGACGCCTTGATTTATTATCGATACAGAAATATTGATTAGCGCTTTAAGTCAAATATCCGAATGCTTCCTTCACTAAACTTTGTGTGAAAGAAAGTAAAACTGAATTGACTCTTTTGTGATCTCTTTTCTTGTGTCTGTGGTCAGGAGGAAACCCAGGTCCTGTGGACATCTGATAGTGGTATTCAATTAAGAGCCAATATCTGCTAAGATGTGAGTTGTCATTAATTCCATCCTCTTGTAATTGAAATGTGACAATATGAGGTGGCTGTCCATATTTCTAATAAATTCAGCTAATAAAAAAGGGACATTTGGCTAAATAATTAACAGACAAACCATCAATCATTCATCCCTGTGTTGTAATAAGTAGATCAAATTTGGAGTTTGAAGTGAAGTTTTGACTGACAGGGACACACCTCTGTCCTTGTACATCACCTGTTCGGCAAGATGACCATTTTACGACGTTTTTGCTCTGCAGGGCTCCTGTTAATGATGTTGTGGCATGGGGAGAGTCACTCGACCGTCTTCTGGAGTGTAAAGGTAAGCTCACTCACGGTTTTACTGCTCTCGCTCTTTTGTCAAACCCCCGTTCTCCACCTCcattctctgtcttctcttttcaCCCTCGCCATTCTCTGCTGCTCGGTCCCACATATCATCTTGAATTGCCCTCGGGCTTCTTCAGGAGAATCGAGGGTGTATTCTTTCTTCAAGTTCATCAAATCCATTTGGAGATATATTTAAGGAGGGTGACACTGGCAGAGATAAGAGGCCTAATCTGAGCTGCCAGTGTAGATCGGGTGATTCCTGCCCGCTCTTATTCATTTATAAAGCCAGCACTTGCTGGTTTATTCACCCGACCATATTCCTGGCCTCCATTTGAAAACAACTGGAAGAGACAGATAggttctttcactctctctttctgatgTCTTCCCTCTCATTACTTTACTGAAATGAATTCAGCTGATCTGTAATATTTCAGCCAGTTGTCTCCTGCATCAAGATTAACTGTCCCCCAGAAGATAAATTTTGTCTTGCATCCCAGTTGCTCCATTTCCCTTTGAAGAAATACAGTGACACCTATGACAAATTGGTAAACAgtggcaaaaaataaatacttgtGCACATGGCACTTGCAATCTGATGGCATTCGTATACCTTTACATCTCCTGTGCTTTTAAAGAGTCGCCTCTGAAATGATTGAAAGCACAGATATGGGCTAAGAGTGATTCATAGCCGTGAACAAGTGGCCTCTGGACAATATTTTGTCTCTTGTCAATTACTGTCAGAGCACCAGCTGTGATTTATGTAAAGCAATTTGTGTGAATAACACTGGTGCTCGCAGTTAGCAGTTTGTTTGTGCTCCCAGAAGACATGCTAAGTATTTTACACCTGCATTAGAATCACAGCTCTGTAAAAACTTCCGTGACAAAGGTAATGGGTGCGAGGAGAAGATAACAGGAAATATAGGTGTGTGCAATTATATGATGCTGAGGCAGCGCGCATTGGGATGCAGGGTTTGGTTTTGAAGGTTTTGAAGTTAAAAGCGCCTCCAGACATCCACCACAATACCTGGCAGTTTGCTGCATCATCTCTTTGTTCGCTGACTTCTTTGAGCTAACAAGGACTATgttgaggaagagagagtgtgaAGGAAAGATAAAAGAATGGCTTAACCTTTGGCTAAGTCTCATTGCTCttatgaagtgttttttttttttttttctaaaaaagaGCAGGTTAGTTTAAACCTGTTTTCACTCGATTTTATGTCCTCATGCCCACAAATGTATTATATTTCCTGCTGCAAGAAGAAAGTCAACAGTAAACAAGGTCCTCCTGTAACCAGCACAAGGTCAGAGATTGTCTGGTGAAACAAAGTGGAGGCTAAAtggggagaaaacacaaatccGCTGCTGAGtgagttgaaaaaaaaagtcttgagCATACAAATTGCTGAAGCTCTTGAGCTTGGCATTGGTATgtctgacaaaataatctcaactttttttcttttttcggAGCCTTCAGTCCCATCTCATGGCCTTTATCAGGGATGATACATGGTGAAGGTATCACATGATGGCACTTGAATGAGTTCTTTTTGCTGATAAAGACTGTGAAAGGTCATTGCATTGCATCTGAAAGGTTGGTTGGAAAAAGCTAGTGAGTGGACCTTGATTTAagtttttttatatatgtacaataaaaatacaatgtaCAATAAAAAATCAGACTTGCAAAATTAATATTCCCTTCACATGACCATCACCTTCATGGCCTGCCAATTTTGAAAACTTTTTAAATATGAATAGAATATTTCAACAGAACAGTTTGGACAGTTCGGTCGTCTCGCTCTGACGGCCACCTCAGGCTCTTCATGCAGGGCTCTGTCCAGTATCAACCTCTGTTCCACTATACAGTGTAACATCAACCAGCGCAGGCAGTAACATCACCTGGTCTGGTATCTGCATGACTGTCACGTCTCCCTCTCACATTCGTCATGAGCTGCTTTGCTTCTATAAGACATTTTAAGCATCTAACTTCTTGGCAAACCGCTTTGGCTTCATGTCTTTGACTGTCACAGTCCAGCGCTGCTCTGATGACACTGCTGAAAGTGGTACTGTTATATTTTCTGATAATTTCTAATTAATTTAAGACTGCTACTGACATTGCTAGACTTGCCAATTTGAGTTCAGTGTCACAGTCACTTTACTGTCTGGTTTACACTTGTGAAGAAGCTTTATATGGGAATTTTAGGACTGTCGATTAAGCGAATTATGGAATCTCACAAACCAACCTCCTCATGAAGTGGAGTTCATCAGACTGAAACAAGGAATTTCTGACAGGTCTATGCAGATAAGAGAGCTTAGGGAATCTGGCTTATGAGAAAACCTCAGTGAAAGAGAATTTTAGAAAGAATGCATTAGTGTTCTTACATGAGGCCCATTGTCTTGATATCAAAAGATGATAACTTAAAATTGAAGATATCATTTTTGGGGAGTCAGGGTCTCTCTATCTTTCACTTTTTACACATGCAAAGAAAAAATGGAAGTTGGTAGCTCAATGAACAACAGTAGTCATAATTGCTTGGGATAATGCTATCTCTACCTCTATGCTCTTCTTCCCCTGTAGTATTTGTAattattgtatattttgttgCAAGCTAGACGCCCCGTAATTGAAGTTAAAAAAGGGGGAGGATTATGGCACACTAACCAGGTCCTTCAAAACCCTGTAATTGAACTTCTGACGAATGTTTGAAATGAACCTGTCCAGGTTTCAAAGTGTTTGTGCTCCTTGTGTGCAGCAGGCCGGCTGGTGTTTGAGGACTTCTTGAGGACAGAATACAGTGAGGAGAACCTTCTATTTTGGCTGGCCTGTGAGGACTACAAGAAAATTACCATTGAGACAGAAATGACGGTTGAAGCCCAAAGGATCTACGCAGAGTTTGTCAAAGTTGATGCGCCCAGACAGGTATGGCTTTTGTAAAGTGAGACGAGAATGAAGTGAGAAGTGGGCAACTTCAAATCAACCTCAATTGCCGGCTTGCTTGTTGTCACTGTCGCTCTTCCACAGTACCTTTTTTACAATGAAATTCACGTGAAGAGGCCACACTCCCTTTGTTTGCTGCACAGTGCtacaattttcttttcttttattatttgaaCACATAGTTAACTTTCTGAAAAGGCATGataatgtaaaaatatctcCAAACAGAAATAACTCATGAGTGAAATAAAAGTTGCTGTTTTCTGAACACAGATAAACATTGACAGTGTGACGAGAGAAGAAATCAGTGAAAGTGTCTCTCAGCCGGGGCCAAATTGCTTCGACAGGGCGCAGAGACTGATATATGGTCTGATGGAAAACGACTGTTATCCACGATTTCTGAAATCAGAAATCTACCAAGCTCTTCTGGAACAGCAATGAAAGCAACATGAGGGCAAAAAAACTCGTCCACCGCCGTGCTGAATGATTGATTCTCCACTTCAGCCGACTCTCCTCAGAATCtaagtgtaaaacaaaaaggGCTTGTCTGTCAGAGGAAGCAGACGTGAAGGGAGACATTGAGCTGTAGTTATGGAGGCTGACAGGATCCAAAAGCTAAACATGATCTCAATAATATATTACTGCAAGCAGCTTTTGAAGTCAATTTTGGTTTGGATTGCTTTGTATTGCATAAACAAGGCTTGTAATTCAGAATAAGGCTGATATCAAGTTCTGAATGGTTGTTTGGAAAGTATCACGAGTAAATTGTGTAtcatttgtgtaaaatgtgtaacattaaattaaattaattctGAACAAGAGGGGCCGATTTAGTCTCTGAACAGTGCATGTGCCGTGAACAATAACTGCCCACTATGAGCCTCCATATGATTTCTGATACCCCAGTGACTCTTTAATGTGTGCCATCATTTTTGGTCAATTAAAATCCAATATGATTATATATGTGAGTGATTCCACCTTCTCATTGTGTGTAACATTAACAAACATTCTGAGTGCTGATATACAGTCTAAAAACTTATTACCCTATTATCTAGTTGGATTTCTGAATAAGCAATTGAGCCGTGATTTAGTCTGTGATCTTCCACCCATgtaattttgcttttgttggacatacagtacatctcaTAAAAGAACATTATCAGAAACTTGAAAACATCTCACGCTCCCTGCTCGTAGATAAGTTATTTTTGACAGTAAATGTTGTGTTGTAAATTGaaactctgctgtgttgtttgtttgttggacaAGTCCTGCAGCTGTTGTGGCTGACTGTGATGATTAATGAATGGTTGCATGTACGGATGTGTgacacattgtggggacttgccatGGTTAATGGGACCAAACAACCCCATAACGTAAATCATGAAACTTTAGGGTGATAACTTGGGTTACAGTTAGGATAAGGTtgggtttaggttaaggttagggttagggttagggtaagtcaGGGCTTGGTCCTGCATTTAACAGTTAAGATGAGGATTAGAATAAGGTCAGGACAACAGCTCTAACCCATGAGAATGTCTGATGAGCCTTGTAGAGTGAAGATCGCTTCACAGGTATTTAAATTCctgaaaggaaaggaaacagaggaCATGACCTCTGAGTCCATAATGACAGCCCTGAATGAGGTTTGGGTTCAGCTCTTAGGTTAATGTTAAGCCAGTGTTTCAGTAACAAATGCATTTGGTGTGGAACTGAACCCCTGGACACCACTGGCATCTGACTACAACGTCACCAGAGGTACAGTGCTATTTGTTTAAGTACAGGAGCGCACCTATGATACATGCACATCCAGTTAAGTTGTGGGTTGTTTTGAAGGTTATGTAATCACTGTTCCCATAGAGGCAAGTTTACGTACATGACTCAACTATAACTGATCACAATATCAAATGTTAGACTGACTTTATGAACACACTAATCATGTTGAGAATATTACACAGCAGTCAGTCAAACATCTAGCTGAGTTGTATTACAAGATACCACGAACATAACTTGTCCATACAAGCAatacagcaaatgaaaacaagtcGTTTGTGTATTGAATAATTCCATTGAGTTATGTGTGTTAAGCAAATACAGATGCGTTCCATTCTAAGGAAAAGTTGCAGAAGAGGCAGAGGTCAAGCTCATCTAACACTCTATGGGAACATTTAACAGGCTGGCTTTGTAATGTTTCTTTACAAATGCATCATAAATAAATAGAGATGGATGAAATAAgatgttttgctgccttttcatCTTGACTTTGTGTTAGCGAGCTATAGACCAGAGAGAAATAATTGAATTCATTGTACCCCTCCAAGGCTACTGGCAGCAACCAGTAACTTTTAAGGTGGAATGTTTTCTTCAGTCAACACATCTTAAATGCCAATTCAATAACTTCAACCATACCTTTTGTCTGTAGTGGCTCTCTTGCATGACACACACTTTTGTTATGATCGGATCTCTAAAAGAAGAATATGAATTTCAACCGAATTATGTGAACTGCAATATTTTCCTGGAAGAAAAAGTTGTGGATTGTTGTTCCGGTGTGCTCCAGCAGCGCTACACCAGCTCCACCTTAAGTACCATGTGTCACTTATGTGTGTACGAGAAAACGGGATTGAGGATGCAGAAACTGAGGCAGAGCAGGCTGAAGAAAAAGGACTTCACTGAACCAGTGTTTAAATAAGCAAGCTTACAGAACACATGACAAGACAGGCcagacaaacaagcaaacaaattcAGAGGGCTCAGGGAGGCAGGtcaaacacaggcagcagaTATCAAGCAGGAAATCAAGAACAGGAGACCAGGGACAGATGGAGCATGTGAGAATCGGGTGACCAGGATTGTGGGGAAGTCCAAGGGCACCTGGTGGACAGATAGTGAGTGGCAGGTTGGGAAAGTTCCTCAGAAATGCATGATGGGCCTGTGTGTAACTTTCCACCTGTCCTTCAAACTACTTGAATAGATTAACTAGAGATCAGAGAGTGCATGAAGCCACCAAGGCTGCACAATTCAATAAATTTGCTATTAATGATGAAAAGAGTTTATGATTTGCATCAGAACCTGCATCATTGCAGATATGATGATAGACAATCATGTCGACCGTGCAGAATTTCAGCTGAATCAGACTCACGTTGCCACTTGGGAATGATTGccagcagagtcagaggagtCTAATGCAGTAATAAAATGGCTCGGGGACTGAAAAACAATGCCTGGtttcaagcaaacaaaaagcGAAATATACCctaaacatgaaatatgaccAACAAAAGTTGAGCAAAACAGGTTTATTGTCATGACGACAGCCAGCTTGTAGTCCTGCACCTgcttttctccagcagctgctaCCCTCTTTTCAGAACCCTGCCTTTCCCTCCCTGTCCAGCAGTTCTCCCCAGTGGCCTCTTTCCTTTATCACAACTGCACACCTGCTTCCCAGTCCCTCTTTAGCTTCCCCTGTTATATATATGCTAGACCCAGTACTTCGCCAGTTCATCCAGAGGCCTAACTCAGTTGTTACAAGCGTTTACACTGGCTCCATTCTGTTCATTTGTCTTAGTAAACTGTGACAGTGTGAGTCAGAAAGCACCAGGGcctgaaactgcagcagttaAATAATCCCTTTAATTattttctcctgtgtgtttcctactgtgacatgtcaaaatctCATCTGTAGAAAGGCccatggtgatttttttttttttttttttttcctctctatcGCCTGTGGACTACTTTGCCTATTCTGACTGCCTGCTAACAAAGCTTGCTGTTAACACCAGCCTTGTTTCCATCTAATTGTCAAGTGAATTTCAAGAGAAATTGTGGacgtttgaaaagaaaaaaaatgaaaagtcaaataaggcacatttccatcagctggtGTGGAGTGAATAAACTAGGCTATGCAAAATGTAGTTTCATCAGAAGTTGGCAGAAGAGGCTATATTACACGTGGCTGAAATGATCAAAGAAGAAATAGAGGTCTCGAAAAGGAAACACAACCAGATGTTTGCCAACTGCCAGTAAGCCTCAAAGAAGAataagaacaagaacaagaacaagacaCAGAACCAGTCACCTTGGACATCtatgagagaaaacagatgatTGGGCAGCACCTGAGAAGCGTCTTATGTGTGAAACAGGTGTAAAATAGGTGTAAGAATATCTCCTTTCATGACATtttgtgattattattttttttaattaaactaGAAAGACTTAGAGAGCTTGTGAAACATAGCAAACTCACCACTCTCTGAAGATACATGAAGATATCTATGTAGATTCTTTCATATATATGACACAATGTACCTttaacacacaaaagcaaacagaacTGGAGAGCTGATGAAATTTTGGGCTGAGATTGAGAATGTTGAGAAGAGCcacttcaaagaaaaaagaatctGCTCAGGTGTTCTTTAATGTCATTGATTCAGCTGTTAAATCCTCTGCTAATCACTGCACCACAGCCTGCTATGAAAAGTAAGAAGATTTCATGTTATTTACAAAAATAGAGAATGAGACTACGGGGGCTGTTTTCACAAAGAGTCTAAAAATAAGATCTGTTGCTCagcctaaaaaaaacaccagcaaGGAGTCCCAGCTTATAAATGATTTGAGTATAATATGTTTCTTAAAGaatttttgttcttgttgttgtttttttttgtaatctcAGAGCTTTCACCTATCAGCACGATTTCTCATCTGCAGCATATTGCCAAACCTACAGGGTCTTGAAACAGTGGATTGCTGATAATGTAGACATCCCATCAGTGACACCAAGAACATTGGAATATCTGCTGTCCAGTGCAGACACCCGGGGGGAATGATGTAAACTTATCAAGCAGCATTTATGGCGTAATGTTGAGATCAAGATCAGCCACAAAGATCATTTCTATGTACTGGAGTCTAATGTCAGCGATTCACAAACTTCCTGTTGTTCGTGCTGAATgattcttctgtgtgttttttaaatcattttccaGGTtccacccaccagcacctctgaagttCACTAATTAAATGTCCAACGTGTCAGATTTACAGTAGTGGCTTGTAGTGGTGAGGTGGTGAGGTGGCAACATATCTCGTTGTGCACTTCAAACAATTATGATCCTGTCATACAGCAAAAATGAAGTGGAGTactttcctgtttctctgatgTTTTATGATGTAAACATGAGGTTATGACAtttcttt
The Chaetodon auriga isolate fChaAug3 chromosome 3, fChaAug3.hap1, whole genome shotgun sequence DNA segment above includes these coding regions:
- the LOC143318435 gene encoding regulator of G-protein signaling 21-like, whose amino-acid sequence is MAPVNDVVAWGESLDRLLECKAGRLVFEDFLRTEYSEENLLFWLACEDYKKITIETEMTVEAQRIYAEFVKVDAPRQINIDSVTREEISESVSQPGPNCFDRAQRLIYGLMENDCYPRFLKSEIYQALLEQQ